One genomic window of Larimichthys crocea isolate SSNF unplaced genomic scaffold, L_crocea_2.0 scaffold244, whole genome shotgun sequence includes the following:
- the lamc2 gene encoding laminin subunit gamma-2, giving the protein MNMKSGWISLCGLLAAVCTVQSTYTYYSILRCDCNGRSRYCLRDAFGLHCVDCQGNTEGRHCERCKDGFYLQGAGLSCTRCHCNPTGSVSSRCDSRGRCSCKDGVTGEKCDRCRDGPIGPNGCSRSRQPREDSGSLSLPCFCYGHSSQCSPRSGYSVHAITSNFATGPDGWKTATAQGVTPDDVHFRWSPKHQDVEVISKNSLPVYLYAPAPYLGNQLLSYGQNFSFSLRLDRGVRHPSTNDVILEGAGLRVSASLGDLRSIVPCGQKISYSFRLDEQHGSRWRPRLSSFDFQTLLQNLTAIKIRATFGENGRGYLDNVKLVSAQRGDGSPARWVQTCSCPQGYEGEFCERCSDGFTHKNPADGAFSTCEPCTRDCYPADETPCSEGFYRDPWQPRTCVKCPCPDGVSCSLPAGSLQPRCERCPTGTTGPHCKVCQEGFYGDPTGSAGIQRPCMPCKCNGHIDVTVAGSCDRSSGECLKCLNNTKGRSCEACVRGFYHSRTTDACRPCDCDVQGSESQQCDDSGRCRCRPGFEGLRCQQSNCPACFGPIKAKMEAYAAKLKELETLFSDMDGGFQPANREMEASLRAAQDAVEDMQSSIKRLADLEKDLQSRLSSISRSQLADGQDIQFIAEAAVDIKQRQQTYKTKVDEVQTLIEEMRRKLVKAQTDLRSAEVPLGDAPLDSNSLSHLVKEATGLADKHQTDANAVERSATDALMDSEKSLALVRMLMNRENKVKELIGDLRTMYDQTSNQVRSLEDQASRLSGEARDESKMADGMLKDITRMERSIPPSLKDGVDAMVSRLGGLREAVDGDISGFEALQDGVQRDMAAARDLLTKGTAAQQKFNKLVDRVNVAKADTEDALQRIKSNTNELDDALNTLKGFDQQIDSNKALADDAIKRLPGINATIQQAVSSNAETLSVLGDVSDGYNSALGTINVLENVVNNLEETFGTLPSQTGQAIEASNELNQDVKNLKTKAVGVAGELNFELDAARRLEADADQAAVDAAEALNNAKQTQAAVGKTLQDINSLLADLKKPGVVDENHLKKLEDSLAGAQNDVEGRLRPRLRDMEEQEAVQRRRLTSINQDIDTILRDIANLEDILNAVPSGCYNSPPIEEP; this is encoded by the exons ATGAACATGAAGAGCGGCTGGATTTCACTGTGCGGGCTTCTGGCTGCCGTTTGCACCGTCCAGTCCACCTACACCTACTACT CGATTCTGCGTTGCGACTGCAATGGAAGATCCCGGTACTGCCTCCGCGACGCCTTCGGTCTGCACTGCGTGGACTGTCAGGGGAACACCGAGGGCCGCCACTGCGAGCGCTGCAAGGACGGCTTCTACCTGCAGGGGGCGGGACTGAGCTGCACGCGCTGCCACTGCAACCCGACAG GTTCTGTCAGTTCCAGGTGtgacagcagggggcgctgcagcTGTAAAGACGGCGTCACCGGAGAGAAATGTGACCGCTGCCGGGACGGACCGATCGGACCGAACGGCTGCAGCCGAAG tcgtCAGCCCAGAGAGGATTCTGGGAGTCTGAGCCTCCCGTGTTTCTGTTACGGCCACAGCAGCCAATGTTCTCCACGGTCCGGGTACTCCGTCCACGCAATCACCTCCAACTTCGCCACTG GTCCAGACGGTTGGAAGACGGCGACAGCGCAGGGCGTCACCCCCGATGATGTTCACTTCCGCTGGTCACCGAAACACCAGGACGTGGAGGTGATCTCCAAGAACAGCCTGCCAGTTTACCTGTACGCCCCAG CTCCTTACCTGGGGAATCAGTTGCTGAGTTACGGTCAGAacttttccttctctctgcgTCTGGACCGCGGCGTCCGACACCCCTCCACCAATGACGTGATCCTGGAAGGTGCCGGTCTACGAGTGTCCGCCTCGCTGGGCGACCTGCGGTCCATTGTCCCCTGTGGACAGAAGATCAGCTACAGCTTCAG GCTGGACGAGCAGCACGGCAGCAGATGGAGGCCTCGGCTCTCCTCCTTTGACTTCCAGACGCTCCTCCAGAACCTCACCGCCATCAAGATCCGGGCAACGTTCGGCGAAAATG GACGCGGTTACCTTGACAACGTAAAGCTGGTGTCTGCGCAGCGCGGAGACGGTTCTCCGGCCCGTTGGGTTCAGACCTGCAGCTGTCCGCAGGGATACGAGGGCGAGTTCTGCGAGCGATGCTCGGATGGTTTCACGCATAAGAACCCTGCAGATGGAGCCTTCAGCACATGTGAGCCATGCACCAGAGACTGCTACCCTGCTGACGAGACGCCCTGCTCTGAGGGGTTTTACCGCGACCCGTGGCAGCCTCGTACCTGTGTGAAGTGTCCCTGTCCAGATGGAGTGTCCTGCTCACTGCCTGCCGGCTCACTGCAGCCTCGCTGTGAACGCTGTCCAACCGGAACCACAG GTCCTCATTGTAAAGTCTGTCAGGAGGGTTTTTATGGTGACCCCACAGGGAGTGCCGGTATTCAGCGACCTTGCATGCCCTGCAAATGTAATGGCCATATCGACGTCACCGTGGCGGGAAGCTGCGATCGCAGCAGCGGCGAATGTCTGAAGTGTCTGAACAACACGAAGGGACGGAGCTGTGAGGCCTGCGTGCGAGGTTTCTACCACAGCCGAACCACCGACGCCTGCAGAC cATGTGACTGCGACGTTCAGGGCTCCGAGTCCCAACAGTGTGATGATTCTGGCCGCTGTCGGTGCAGACCGGGTTTTGAGGGTCTGAGGTGTCAACAGTCCAACTGTCCCGCCTGTTTCGGCCCCATCAAGGCAAAG ATGGAGGCTTACGCTGCCAAACTGAAGGAGCTGGAGACTCTGTTCTCAGACATGGACGGAGGGTTTCAACCAGCTAACCGTGAGATGGAGGCTTCTCTGAGAGCTGCTCAGGACGCCGTGGAGGACATGCAGAGCAGCATCAAACGGCTCGCGG ACCTGGAGAAGGACCTGCAGAGCCGTCTGTCGTCTATCAGCAGGAGTCAGCTGGCTGACGGGCAGGACATCCAGTTCATCGCCGAGGCAGCGGTCGACATCAAACAACGACAGCAGACGTACAAGACGAAGGTGGACGAGGTTCAGACTCTGATCGAGGAGATGAGACGCAAGCTGGTCAAAGCCCAGACCGACCTCAGATCAGCT GAGGTTCCTCTGGGAGATGCTCCGCTGGATTCAAACAGCCTCTCTCATTTGGTAAAGGAGGCGACCGGTCTGGCTGATAA ACATCAGACCGACGCAAACGCTGTCGAGCGAAGCGCCACCGACGCCCTGATGGACTCGGAGAAGAGTCTGGCTCTGGTCCGAATGCTGatgaacagagagaacaaagtCAAAGAGCTGATCGGAGATCTGAGAACCAT GTACGATCAGACTTCAAACCAGGTGAGGAGTTTGGAGGACCAGGCGAGCCGGCTGAGCGGCGAGGCCAGAGACGAGAGCAAGATGGCGGACGGCATGCTGAAAGACATCACCAGGATGGAGCGAAGCATCCCACCATCCCTGAAg GACGGGGTGGACGCCATGGTTTCCAGGTTGGGTGGTCTGAGGGAGGCAGTGGAcggagacatttcaggcttcGAGGCGCTGCAGGACGGTGTGCAGCGAGACATGGCCGCCGCCAGAGACCTGCTGACCAAAGGCACGGCCGCCCAGCAG AAGTTCAACAAGCTGGTGGACAGAGTCAATGTCGCCAAGGCCGACACCGAAGACGCTCTGCAACGCATCAAGAGCAACACCAACGAGCTGGACGACGCACTGAACACCCTGAAAG GTTTCGATCAGCAGATCGACAGCAACAAAGCTCTGGCTGACGACGCCATCAAACGTCTTCCTGGCATCAACGCCACTATCCAGCAGGCAGTCAGCAGCAACGCTGAGACTTTGTCGGTCTTGGGAGACGTGTCTGATGGTTACAACAGTGCACTGGGAACCATCAACGTGTTGGAGAACGTGGTCAACAATCTGGAG GAAACATTTGGAACCTTGCCGTCTCAGACTGGTCAGGCGATTGAAGCCTCCAATGAACTGAACCAGGACGTGAAGAATCTGAAGACGAAGGCGGTCGGTGTAGCTGGAGAACTGAACTTTGAGCTGGACGCTGCGAGGAGGCTGGAGGCTGACGCGGATCAG gcTGCTGTCGATGCGGCTGAAGCGCTCAACAACGCCAAACAGACCCAAGCTGCTGTCGGAAAAACACTGCAGGACATCAACAGTCTGCTCGCTGACCTGA aaAAGCCCGGCGTTGTGGATGAAAACCATCTGAAGAAGCTGGAGGACTCTCTGGCCGGCGCTCAGAACGACGTGGAGGGGCGTCTGAGGCCTCGGCTCAGGGAcatggaggagcaggaggccgTCCAGCGCCGCCGGCTGACCAGCATCAACCAGGACATCGACACCATCCTGAGAGACATCGCTAACCTGGAGGACATCCTGAATGCCGTCCCCAGCGGATGCTACAACAGCCCGCCCATCGAGGAGCCCTGA